In one window of uncultured Acetobacteroides sp. DNA:
- a CDS encoding AsmA-like C-terminal region-containing protein, with product MKRSVFRIVFFSAIAVVFLLTLMGLIFQDRIISAAMENIRKNIRSRITIGDASFSLIKDFPYASIRLYDVSILSTKDIARRDFRRIIKPDTLLKARTLNIKLNVIDLLNDKITLKQIAIKDGELNLLIDKKGRDNFHILKKSKEGENKQILLKVREVKILRTKLRLINLNRQVALVNTINSLKSRGRFGLEDFDVKSKVDVMVNQLAFGKISYVSNRRFEFDGKIKSSSYKLFSFSDFTITYKSNKLNVEGGFSTETRFFVDASVVGTDLVLKEMNELIPKISDNLEKVNVEGKVNISAKAKGFWDSRHNPFIYGEFDVRGGKSELLTDKSIASVNMKGTFSNGKGDADKAFVNLDSFKIYTNFGDFEGKLTLTDFNKPLISLSSNFNLFISQLNDAYYIDSTKQIDGTVIGNITANGIVNFDSLSPLKLIRLVSNGNFKLSEINFPINGSKYSISKGEISFIPTLTKANINFTSSSANGHIIASITDLYDGLLSGKPISAEINANTKEINFDNLLALNFKKRDNINQKELNLVNLTLNVKSKSAILRGVRMENLEAMIQKEGPTITFSQLKANAFGGKVGMVGKIEPTPRKTIAVDMYAQVDSVSIESLFSSFNNFGQKMLTNQNIRGMASGDFAFRGQHFQGGRLDPKSIDCVANINISNGQLIKFEPAYKLSKFIDLKELENIRFANLKNQITIKNGVVNIPAMYIASSAINLGLTGSHSFDGNYSYRVKLSLKDVLFKKARSGLKRQVSQQEFENNMLLYFKIEGNSKTSKVSYDWNGKSWSLPEMNPTNGAPKKANEPKPAAAAPSKGFKLQWDGEDVPSQHKAATQQNPAQVKPEKKEPKKEEEKPKFKVTWDDE from the coding sequence ATGAAAAGGAGCGTTTTTCGTATTGTATTTTTTTCAGCAATTGCCGTAGTATTTCTGCTAACGCTAATGGGCCTCATCTTTCAGGATAGGATCATCAGCGCCGCAATGGAGAATATCCGCAAGAATATCCGCAGCCGCATTACCATTGGCGACGCCTCCTTCTCCCTTATCAAGGATTTCCCCTATGCCTCCATCCGCCTTTACGACGTATCCATCCTATCTACCAAGGATATTGCGCGCAGAGATTTTCGCCGGATAATTAAGCCCGATACGCTGTTAAAGGCGCGCACGCTCAACATTAAGCTTAACGTAATAGATCTCCTCAACGACAAGATAACGCTGAAACAGATAGCCATTAAGGATGGCGAGCTCAACCTGCTCATCGATAAAAAGGGGAGGGATAACTTCCATATCCTCAAAAAGAGCAAGGAGGGAGAAAATAAGCAGATATTGCTGAAGGTAAGAGAGGTAAAAATACTAAGGACAAAGCTCCGCCTCATCAACCTCAACAGGCAGGTTGCCCTTGTAAACACCATAAACAGCCTCAAAAGTAGAGGTCGTTTTGGTTTAGAAGATTTCGACGTAAAATCAAAGGTCGATGTCATGGTAAACCAGCTCGCGTTTGGCAAGATTAGCTACGTAAGCAATAGGCGATTCGAGTTTGATGGAAAGATTAAATCATCATCCTATAAACTGTTTAGCTTCTCTGACTTCACCATTACATACAAGAGCAACAAGCTTAACGTCGAGGGTGGATTTTCGACAGAAACCCGATTCTTTGTTGATGCCTCTGTTGTGGGAACGGATTTGGTGCTAAAAGAGATGAACGAGTTGATCCCCAAAATCAGCGATAACCTCGAGAAGGTAAACGTAGAAGGCAAGGTAAACATAAGCGCAAAGGCTAAAGGATTTTGGGATAGCAGACACAATCCTTTCATTTATGGTGAATTTGACGTTCGCGGAGGTAAAAGCGAGCTGCTTACAGACAAGAGCATAGCATCCGTAAACATGAAGGGAACTTTCTCCAATGGCAAAGGGGATGCCGATAAGGCATTCGTAAATCTGGACTCGTTCAAAATCTACACCAACTTCGGCGATTTTGAGGGGAAGCTTACACTCACAGACTTCAATAAACCTTTGATAAGCTTATCAAGCAATTTCAACCTATTCATCAGCCAGTTAAACGATGCATATTATATCGACTCAACCAAGCAAATTGATGGTACCGTTATCGGAAACATAACCGCCAACGGCATTGTAAACTTTGATTCGCTCTCGCCTCTTAAGCTCATTCGCCTTGTAAGCAACGGCAACTTTAAGCTTAGCGAGATAAACTTCCCCATAAACGGAAGTAAGTACAGCATATCTAAAGGCGAAATATCTTTTATACCAACGCTTACTAAGGCTAACATAAACTTTACATCTAGTTCTGCAAATGGGCATATCATAGCAAGTATTACCGATCTTTACGACGGGCTGCTATCCGGCAAACCCATCTCTGCGGAGATTAATGCAAACACCAAAGAAATAAACTTCGACAACCTTCTTGCCCTTAACTTCAAGAAGAGGGATAACATTAATCAAAAGGAGCTTAACCTAGTAAATCTTACGCTTAACGTTAAGTCGAAATCGGCAATCCTTCGAGGGGTGAGGATGGAAAACCTTGAGGCGATGATCCAGAAAGAAGGTCCAACCATCACCTTCTCGCAGCTAAAGGCAAACGCCTTTGGAGGTAAAGTTGGCATGGTGGGGAAAATAGAACCTACACCCAGAAAAACTATTGCCGTAGACATGTACGCACAGGTTGATAGCGTCAGCATCGAGTCGCTATTCTCGTCGTTCAACAACTTTGGGCAAAAGATGCTAACCAACCAGAACATTAGGGGTATGGCAAGCGGCGACTTTGCATTTAGGGGGCAACACTTCCAAGGAGGTAGGCTCGACCCCAAATCGATTGACTGCGTAGCCAACATCAACATCAGCAACGGGCAACTAATTAAATTTGAGCCAGCCTACAAGCTATCGAAGTTTATCGACCTTAAGGAGCTGGAGAATATTCGATTCGCAAACCTCAAGAACCAGATCACCATTAAAAACGGGGTGGTTAACATCCCGGCTATGTACATCGCCTCTTCGGCCATTAACCTTGGGCTGACGGGTTCGCACAGCTTCGACGGGAACTACAGCTACCGCGTGAAGCTGTCGCTGAAGGACGTCCTATTTAAGAAGGCTAGATCGGGACTAAAGAGGCAGGTTTCGCAGCAGGAGTTCGAGAATAATATGCTGCTTTACTTCAAAATAGAGGGCAACAGTAAAACCTCGAAGGTAAGCTACGACTGGAACGGCAAAAGCTGGTCGCTGCCCGAGATGAACCCAACCAACGGGGCTCCTAAGAAAGCAAATGAGCCAAAGCCTGCGGCAGCAGCGCCATCGAAAGGCTTTAAGCTGCAATGGGACGGCGAGGATGTGCCATCCCAGCATAAAGCAGCAACGCAGCAAAATCCGGCGCAGGTGAAGCCGGAGAAGAAGGAGCCCAAGAAGGAGGAGGAGAAGCCCAAGTTTAAGGTTACCTGGGACGACGAGTAG
- the rsgA gene encoding ribosome small subunit-dependent GTPase A: MAQSKEFTGLVVKATGSWYTVVNRETGEKLECKMRGKIRLKDVKTTNPIVVGDYVKVDTSEEDEVGVISKIMERRNYIIRRSTNLSKEAHIIASNIDQVFLVVTIDLPKTSREFVDRFLVAAEAYKIPATIVINKIDLYDIDAKVELELFKMDYALAGYEVMEVSATEGTNLDALRSRLEGKVSVLSGNSGVGKSTLLNALDINLDLRTGKISDYHHKGTHTTTFSEMFPYGSDGYVIDTPGIKGFGIIDVKKDELFHFFKDIFRYSEGCKFYNCTHTHEPGCAVKEAVTNELIAFSRYESYLKILEDEDEKYRTKF; the protein is encoded by the coding sequence ATGGCACAATCGAAAGAATTTACGGGGCTCGTGGTTAAGGCAACCGGCAGCTGGTACACGGTGGTAAACCGCGAAACGGGCGAGAAGCTGGAGTGCAAGATGCGGGGAAAGATCCGACTGAAGGACGTGAAAACCACCAACCCTATTGTGGTTGGCGACTACGTAAAGGTCGACACCTCGGAGGAGGATGAGGTTGGCGTCATCTCCAAAATCATGGAGCGCAGGAACTACATCATCCGCCGCTCGACGAACCTCTCGAAGGAGGCGCACATCATTGCCTCCAACATCGACCAGGTGTTCCTGGTGGTTACCATCGATTTGCCCAAGACCAGCCGCGAGTTCGTCGACCGCTTTTTGGTGGCCGCCGAGGCGTACAAGATCCCTGCCACCATCGTCATCAACAAAATAGACCTCTACGATATCGATGCCAAGGTGGAGCTGGAGCTCTTTAAGATGGACTACGCCCTTGCGGGGTACGAGGTGATGGAGGTATCGGCCACCGAAGGCACCAACCTCGATGCCCTCCGCAGCCGCCTCGAGGGCAAGGTGAGCGTGCTGTCGGGCAACTCGGGGGTCGGCAAGTCGACCCTGCTCAACGCCCTGGACATCAACCTCGACCTTAGGACCGGAAAGATATCGGACTACCACCACAAGGGTACCCACACCACCACCTTCTCGGAGATGTTCCCCTACGGGAGCGACGGCTACGTCATCGACACCCCAGGCATAAAGGGCTTCGGCATTATCGACGTAAAGAAGGACGAGCTCTTCCACTTCTTTAAGGATATCTTTAGGTACTCCGAGGGCTGCAAGTTCTACAACTGCACCCACACCCACGAGCCGGGCTGCGCCGTGAAGGAGGCCGTTACCAACGAGCTGATCGCCTTCTCGCGCTACGAGAGCTACCTGAAAATCCTTGAGGACGAGGACGAGAAGTACCGCACAAAGTTTTAG